The genomic region ATGGCTCAAGGCCGTCTCGCGCTTGACCAGGTCGATCACGAATTCATCCGCCAAACTCAGGCCGCCGGCTTCCGCCAGCGGCGCGAGGGATTGGCCTTCCGCCTCACCTGGCCGCGCTTGGGCATCAGGCCCAAAAAGCGTGTCGCGCCCGGCGCCGAGGGTCTCTCGCTGCGCCGAAAGCTCATCTATTTCATGCGCTATCAGATCAGCGCCTGGAGCCATCGCATGTTCTGGCTGGCCCGCAGGCTCGATCGGCCGGGCCTCTACCTGGGCTGGGCGCGCCTTGCCCTTTCCACCTATCATGGCCTGGCCTATTCGCGCGGACGTATAGGCCAGGCCATGGACCGGATGGGCCTCAAGGGCAGGGAAGGCTAGATCTTACCTCAGTTCCGGAAGCACCCGCTCGCCAAACGTTTCGATGAACGGCCGCTGTTCGAGCCCCACATGGTGGAGGTAAAGCCCGTCAAAGCCCAGATCGGCCAACTCTCCCAGCCACTCGACGAACCGGCCCGGCTCGCTCGAGATCAGCACTGAACCGTGCATGTCCTCCTTGCGCACGAATTTCGATGCCTCATCGAAATGCTCGGCAAGCTCCAGATCCCAGCACAGGGGAGGGGAAAACACGTTCGTTCGCCATTGCTCGAATGCGATGGCCAGCGCCGTTTCGTCATCATGCGCATAAGCGAGGTGGATCTGGATGTAGATCGGCTTGCCCTTGCCGCCGCCAGTTCGGAAAGCCTCGATCACGCGCCGCAAAGTGTCATGTGGCTGGTTGATGGTGATGAGCCCGTCGGCCCACGAGCCCACCCATCGTGCTGTTTCGGCGCTGACGGCGGCGCCGATCAGCTCCGGCGGCCGCTCCGGAAGCGTCCAGAGCTTCGCCCGGTCGACGGCAACCAGCCCGTCATGGGTCACCGTCTCGCCGGCAAAGAGCCGTCGCATCACATCCACGCACTCACCCAGCCGCGCATTGCGCACCGGCTTGATGGGCCAGGGATCGGCTGTGATGTGTTCGTTTGCCGCTTCCCCCGAGCCGAGCGCCAGCCAGAAGCGGCCGGGAAACATCTGGGCCAGCGTGGCTCCCGCCTGCGCGATGATGGCGGGATGGTAACGCTGTCCGGGCGCGTTGACGACGCCGAACCCGAACGATGTCGCCTGCAGCGCCGCGCCAAGCCAGGCCCAGGCAAAGCCCGATTGCCCCTGTCTTGCGCTCCAGGGCGCAAAATGATCCGAACACATCGCCGCTTGGAAACCGGCTTGTTCGGCAAGGCATACCGCCTTGAGCAGAGACGCTGGGTCGATCTGCTCGTGAGAGGCGTGAAATCCGATAAGGGGCATCGTCTAGGAAGCTCCAGGCCAACCATGGCAGAACGGCAGCGCCTCTTATGTGTTCCCCCATTCCGGCCGCAGCCCGGCCCTGCCGTGGAACCCGCCGCCACGATCGGCCCGCACGCGATGCCCGCATGTGAACACCTCGAACCCGTCATCCCGCGCAACGCCGATCAGCGTAATGTTGCACGCCTCGGCGGTGCGCACCGCCAAAGCTGTAGGGACCGAAACGGCCGCGATGAGCCCGAACCCCGCTATAGCCGCCTTCTGGATCAGTTCGATCGAAACCCGGCTGGTGAGAAGCAGGATCGCAGGCTGCTGATCGCCCGTCAGCATCGCCCCGATGAGCTTATCGAGCGCATTGTGACGTCCCACGTCCTCCCGCACCATCCCAAACCCCCGTTCGGGCGACCAGCTTGCCGCCGCGTGTACAGCGTGGGTGAGCCCGTTGAGGTGCTGCTCGCCGCGCAGCAATTGCATCGCCTGCCGCAGCAAAGACGCATCGACGGCAAGGTTCTCGTGGAGCACCGCCGGAAGCGCCCGGCTGGCTTCCTGCAGGCTTTCGATCCCGCACAGGCCGCAGCCGGTCGGCCCAGCCGCTCTGCGCCGGCGCGCCAGAAGGCGATCGGCCTTGCTCGCCTCGATCCATAGCCGAAGTTCTATCCCCTCGCCATGCTCGACGATATCGAGGCTTTCGATCTCCCGCTTGTCGTCGATAATGCCTTCGGAAAAGCAGAACCCCAGCGCAAAGTCGGCGAGATCGGCGGGCGTGGCCATCATCACACCCACGCTCGTGCCATTGCAGACAATCGCCACCGGAACTTCCTCGGGCACGGCCCGGGTGATCACTTCCGCCTTGGCTCCCAGTTTAAGCGGATGGGTTAGCCGTGCCGGGTTCACGCCGTATTCTCCCGCATGGGCACGATGGTCACGGGAACCGATTTGGCGGCCGGCACATGGCTGCGTTCAGCCCGCTGGTAAAGCGGCACGAGCACGTTGGCTTCCGGATAATAGGCGCCCACACACCCACGAGGAATGTCGTAGGGAACGACCGTCAGCCCATCGAGCCGCCGGTGAACCCCGTCATCGGCCTTGGCGACAAGGGCGATCTCCTGGCCCTTGTCGAGGTCGAACCGTTCCATATCGGCCTCGTTGAGCAGCACCACCATGCGCGATCCATAGATGCCCCGGAACCGGTCGCGATAGCCATAGACAGTTGTGTTGAACTGGTCATTGCTGCGAAGGGTGACGAGTCTCAGCACCCCATCGTCCTCGCCGGTATCGAAGCTGGCATTGAGCGCGCTTGGGGTGATGAAATTGGCCTTGCCCGTCTCGGTATTCCATTTCCGCTCGCGTGCCGGGATCGGCTTGCCGAACCCGCCCTTTTCGCGGATGCGCGTGTTGAACCCGCCGAACGTATCCGGCCAGGTCTGGGCAATCGCATCGCGGACCAGGTCGTAATTGCTCACCCAGCCATCCCAGTCCGGCCCATTGTTGCGCGGACCCAGCGTCGCCTTGGCCATGTTGGCTACGATCCAGGGCTCGGAGCGCAAATGCTCGCTGGCCGGCTCGCGCTTGCCGTAGGAAGAGTGGAAGACCCCGGTGGAATCCTCCATCGACACCATCTGTTCGCCGCTCGCCTGGCGGTCGATCTCGATCCGGCCCAGGCAGGGCAGCAGGTAAGCCGTCTGACCATTGAACAGATGGCTGCGATTGAGCTTGGTCGCGATCTGCACCGTAAGGCGCATATGCGGCCAGTGCGTCTCCATCGGGCCACGATCGGGAACCGCCCGCAGGAAGTTGCCGCCAAGCCCGATAAAGGCATCGACTTCGCCCTTGATGATTCCTTCGCAGGTCTCCACCGTATCGTGCCCCTTCTCACGCGGCGGCTCGAAGTCAAATTGCTCGGCCAGTCGGTCGAGAGGCACCAGTTCAGGCTTTTCGGAAATTCCCACCGTGCGCTGGCCCTGCACGTTGGAGTGGCCGCGCACCGGGCAGATGCCCGCACCCGGCCGCCCGATATTGCCGCGCAAGAGCAGCAGGTTGACCAGCATCTGGACGGTCTCCACCCCCAGCTTGTGCTGGGTCAGTCCCATGCCATAGATGCCGATGACGTTGCGGGACTTGGCGTAGATCTTTGCCACCATCTCCATGTCGGTGCGCGTTAGCCCGCTTTCGCGTTCGAGCTCGCCCCACTCCTGCGCGGCAACGAATGCCTCAAGGCCCGCAAAGCCGTCCGTATGCTCGGCGATGAATTCGGTGTCGAACACGCCCCACCCGGCGCCGTCGCGGCTCTCGCGATCCAGGGTGAACAGCGCCTTGCAGATGCCGGTGATTGCCGCGATGTCGCCGCCGGCCCGCACCTGATAATAAAGGTTCGAAATCTGCGTCTGGTCCGTCGAGAGCATCTGCGCGGGATTTTGCGGGTCGACGAACCGCTCCAGGCCCCTTTCGCGCAGCGGATTGAACGTGATGATCGTCGTTCCGCGCTCAACCGCATCCTTGAGCTGGTGCAGCATCCGGGGGCTGTTCGATCCCACGTTCTGACCGAAGAACAAGATCAGGTCGACCTCGTCAAAATCCTCCAGCCGAACCGTGCCCACCGGCACCCCGATCGATTCCGGCAGCGCCACGGACGTGGATTCATGGCACATGTTGGAGCTGTCGGGCAGGTTGTTGTGGCCGAACATGCGCGCGAAGAGCTGATACATATAAGAGGCTTCGAGCGAGGCTCGCCCCGATGTATAAAACACCGCCCGTCGCGAATCGCGCGCCCCGATCGCCCTCAGTTCCCTCCCGATATCGGAGATCGCTTCGTCCCACTCCACCGGTTCGTACCGGTCGAGGTCGTGATTGAACCGCATGGGATGGGTCAGACGGCCCACCTCTTCGAGGTCGTGGTCGGACCACTCGCGCACCTCGCTTGCCGTGTGCTTGGCAAAAAAGTCCGGCGTTGCCCGCTTCTTGGTGATTTCGGCAAAAGTCGCCTTGGCGCCGTTTTCGCAAAATTCGGCAGCATGGGTCGGCCGCGGTTTGGCCCAGGCGCAGCTCACGCACATGAAGCCATCGGGCTTGTTTTGCACCATAAGCTCCGCTGTCGCGCCCGGCATCACCCCTTGCTTGGCCATGTGCCGGGCCACCGATTTGATCGAGCCCCATCCCCCGGCCGGTCCTTCATAGGGTTCCAAGTGGAGTTTGCGCGCCATGCCTTCACCTCGTCCTATCGCATTGATTGCTCAATGTCGGTGGCAAGGCTCGGTTCCGGGACGCATCGGACGGGCTAACCGAAATGATGCCGGAATGAACAAATACCGTAGGCGGCGTGCATATAGTTTGATCACTTGCAAGTCATTGCCTAAGAACAGGCATTTTCCCCTTTACAGCCCGGAGATCGCGAGCTTTGATCCCCTTGGAAAACAAGAGGGAACCAAATGCTTCACCTGAGACAATTCGCGTTTGCCGTCGGGGCTCTGGCTTTCGGCACGGGCCTGGGCGCGCCCGCATGGGCGCAGGAATTGACGCCGGTCCGGTTCACGCTCGACTGGCGCATCGAGGGGCCTGCCGCCGGCTTCATGCTCGCCGAGGCCAACGGCTATTTCGAAGAGGAAGGCCTCGATGTCACCTTCGACGTCGGCAATGGTTCGGTGGACGTCATTCCGCGCGTTGCGACCGGCGCCTATGACATGGGCTTTGGCGACATCAATTCGCTCATCAAATTCCTCGATGAGGACGCGAGCCAGCCGATCAAGGCCATCATGATGATCTACGAAACGCCCACCTTCTCCATCGTGGGCCGCAGATCGCTGGGCATCACCGACGATCCGGCCTCGCTCGAAGGCAAGACCTTGGGCGCGCGCCCGCCCGACGGTGCGTTCGCCCAATGGCCGGCCTTTGTCGAGGCATCGGGGATCGATACCTCCGACATCACCATCGAATCCATCGGCTTTCCGGTGCGCGAGCCCATGCTTGCCCAGGGTGATGTCGATGCGGTGTTCGGCTTTGCCTTTTCGGTGATCCTCAATTTGAAGGCCCAGGGCGTCCCCGATGACGATATCGTGCCGATCATGATGGCCGATCACGGGCTCGATCTTTATGGCAACGCCATCATGGTCAACACCAATTTCGCCGCCGAAAATCCCGAGGTGGTTCAAGGCATGCTGAGGGCGCTGACCAAGGGCTTCGCCGATGCTGTGGCCGATCCGGCGGCCGGAGCGGAGGCCGTGGTCGCTGCCAATGACATTCTCGATGTCGCCATCGAAACCGAGCGCCTGACCATGGCCAATGAGATGAACATCTACACCCCCTATGTGCAGGAAAACGGGTTCGGCGGCGTGGACATGGAGCGCCTTGACGCCTCCATCGAGCAGTTGGGCACCTCGATCGGCATCTCGTCGGATATTTCCGCGGCGGATGTCTTTGACGACAGCTTCTTGCCTCCGGCAGAAGAGCGCATGTTCAACTGACGATAGGCACAAATGCCGGGCCTACGGGCCCGGCTCCAGAGCGTGTCCAGCAAAATCATGTCCCCGGCTTGGCCGGGGATGGAAACGGTTTTTCGGTTCGGACACGCGATAAAACAAAGACTTAGAGCAATTGAAGCGATTCGGAGAAAAGCGGAAATGCTCTAGGGAGGATATGGATGGACAAGCCATTGGTTGAAATCGACGATGTCGACATGCGCTATGGCGGCGCCGACGGTACATTGGCCGTTGCCGGGCTCGACATGAAGGTCAAAAAGGGCGAGTTCGCCGCCGTCGTCGGCCCTTCGGGGTGCGGGAAATCGACATTGATGAAGCTCGTCACCGGGCTTCACCTTCCTCAGAAGGGCAACGTCACCGTTGCGGGCGCCCGCGTCACCAAGCCGGTGTCGATCGTGGGCATGGCGTTTCAGAACCCCACAATGCTGCCCTGGCGCACCACGCTCGACAACATCCTGCTCCCCCTTGAGATCGTCGAAAAACACCGCCATCGCCTGCGCAGGCACAAGGCAGAATATGTGGCCAAGGCCGAAGCGCTGCTCGAGACCGTGGGCCTCAAGGGCTTCGGCGAGAAATTCCCCTGGCAGCTTTCGGGCGGCATGCAGCAGCGCGCCAATCTGTGCCGGGCCCTGATCCACGAGCCCGAACTGCTCATGCTCGATGAGCCGTTCGGCGCGCTCGACGCTTTCACCCGCGAGGAGCTCTGGCAGGTGATCCGCGACCTCCATGCCGCGCAAGGCGTGACCATCGTGCTCGTCACTCACGATCTGCGCGAAGCGGCGTTTCTGGCCGACACCATCCATGTGATGAGCGCGCGCCCCGGCCGCATCCTCGACGTGCATGACGTGCCGTTCCCCCGGCCGCGCCAACTCGATGTCATGTACGAGCCCGAGTTCAACGATCTGGTGCACGCCCTGCGCGGCCAGATCGCCGATGCGAGGGCGGCCGCATGACCGATACGCCCGCTCCCGCCGTGGTCAAGTCCGAGCCGATCGCCAGGCAGCCGTTCAACTGGCTGCCCTGGATGCCCTGGATCTACACTGTCGCACTGTTCGTGCTTTGGGAGGTAGGGGTCCTGCTTTCCGGGCTGCCGCACACCATTCTGCCCGCCCCCTCGCGCGTCTTCGGGGCCATCGTGCAATACTGGCCGGCCATCCAGCGGCACTCCCTCCAGACGCTCTATACCACCTCGTTGGGCTTTGTTCTCGCGGTGGGCGGCGGCTTGGCCCTGGGCCTGCTGATCGGCTGGTCGCGGACCATCTATGCCGGGATCTACCCCATCATGGTGGGGTTCAACGCCATTCCCAAGGTGGCGCTGGTGCCCGTTCTGGTCATCTGGTTCGGCATCGGGACGGTTCCGGCGGTGCTGACGGCCTTCCTCATCGCCTTTTTCCCCATCGTCGTGAATGTGGCCACGGGCCTTGCCACCATTGAGCCGGAAACCGAGGATGTGCTGCGCGCCCTGGGGGCGAAAAAGATCGACATCATGCTCAAGGTCGGCATTCCGCGCTCGATGCCGTATTTCTTCGGCTCGCTCAAGGTCGCCATCACGCTCGCTTTTGTCGGCTCGGTGATTTCCGAAACCGTCGCCGCCAATTCCGGCCTCGGCTTCATGATGAGCTCGGCCCAGAGCCAGTTCAACGTTCCGCTGGTCTTCGCC from Pelagibacterium sp. 26DY04 harbors:
- a CDS encoding ABC transporter ATP-binding protein, whose amino-acid sequence is MDKPLVEIDDVDMRYGGADGTLAVAGLDMKVKKGEFAAVVGPSGCGKSTLMKLVTGLHLPQKGNVTVAGARVTKPVSIVGMAFQNPTMLPWRTTLDNILLPLEIVEKHRHRLRRHKAEYVAKAEALLETVGLKGFGEKFPWQLSGGMQQRANLCRALIHEPELLMLDEPFGALDAFTREELWQVIRDLHAAQGVTIVLVTHDLREAAFLADTIHVMSARPGRILDVHDVPFPRPRQLDVMYEPEFNDLVHALRGQIADARAAA
- a CDS encoding TIGR03885 family FMN-dependent LLM class oxidoreductase gives rise to the protein MPLIGFHASHEQIDPASLLKAVCLAEQAGFQAAMCSDHFAPWSARQGQSGFAWAWLGAALQATSFGFGVVNAPGQRYHPAIIAQAGATLAQMFPGRFWLALGSGEAANEHITADPWPIKPVRNARLGECVDVMRRLFAGETVTHDGLVAVDRAKLWTLPERPPELIGAAVSAETARWVGSWADGLITINQPHDTLRRVIEAFRTGGGKGKPIYIQIHLAYAHDDETALAIAFEQWRTNVFSPPLCWDLELAEHFDEASKFVRKEDMHGSVLISSEPGRFVEWLGELADLGFDGLYLHHVGLEQRPFIETFGERVLPELR
- the fdhD gene encoding formate dehydrogenase accessory sulfurtransferase FdhD; this encodes MNPARLTHPLKLGAKAEVITRAVPEEVPVAIVCNGTSVGVMMATPADLADFALGFCFSEGIIDDKREIESLDIVEHGEGIELRLWIEASKADRLLARRRRAAGPTGCGLCGIESLQEASRALPAVLHENLAVDASLLRQAMQLLRGEQHLNGLTHAVHAAASWSPERGFGMVREDVGRHNALDKLIGAMLTGDQQPAILLLTSRVSIELIQKAAIAGFGLIAAVSVPTALAVRTAEACNITLIGVARDDGFEVFTCGHRVRADRGGGFHGRAGLRPEWGNT
- a CDS encoding FdhF/YdeP family oxidoreductase — protein: MARKLHLEPYEGPAGGWGSIKSVARHMAKQGVMPGATAELMVQNKPDGFMCVSCAWAKPRPTHAAEFCENGAKATFAEITKKRATPDFFAKHTASEVREWSDHDLEEVGRLTHPMRFNHDLDRYEPVEWDEAISDIGRELRAIGARDSRRAVFYTSGRASLEASYMYQLFARMFGHNNLPDSSNMCHESTSVALPESIGVPVGTVRLEDFDEVDLILFFGQNVGSNSPRMLHQLKDAVERGTTIITFNPLRERGLERFVDPQNPAQMLSTDQTQISNLYYQVRAGGDIAAITGICKALFTLDRESRDGAGWGVFDTEFIAEHTDGFAGLEAFVAAQEWGELERESGLTRTDMEMVAKIYAKSRNVIGIYGMGLTQHKLGVETVQMLVNLLLLRGNIGRPGAGICPVRGHSNVQGQRTVGISEKPELVPLDRLAEQFDFEPPREKGHDTVETCEGIIKGEVDAFIGLGGNFLRAVPDRGPMETHWPHMRLTVQIATKLNRSHLFNGQTAYLLPCLGRIEIDRQASGEQMVSMEDSTGVFHSSYGKREPASEHLRSEPWIVANMAKATLGPRNNGPDWDGWVSNYDLVRDAIAQTWPDTFGGFNTRIREKGGFGKPIPARERKWNTETGKANFITPSALNASFDTGEDDGVLRLVTLRSNDQFNTTVYGYRDRFRGIYGSRMVVLLNEADMERFDLDKGQEIALVAKADDGVHRRLDGLTVVPYDIPRGCVGAYYPEANVLVPLYQRAERSHVPAAKSVPVTIVPMRENTA
- a CDS encoding ABC transporter substrate-binding protein, coding for MLHLRQFAFAVGALAFGTGLGAPAWAQELTPVRFTLDWRIEGPAAGFMLAEANGYFEEEGLDVTFDVGNGSVDVIPRVATGAYDMGFGDINSLIKFLDEDASQPIKAIMMIYETPTFSIVGRRSLGITDDPASLEGKTLGARPPDGAFAQWPAFVEASGIDTSDITIESIGFPVREPMLAQGDVDAVFGFAFSVILNLKAQGVPDDDIVPIMMADHGLDLYGNAIMVNTNFAAENPEVVQGMLRALTKGFADAVADPAAGAEAVVAANDILDVAIETERLTMANEMNIYTPYVQENGFGGVDMERLDASIEQLGTSIGISSDISAADVFDDSFLPPAEERMFN
- a CDS encoding ABC transporter permease is translated as MTDTPAPAVVKSEPIARQPFNWLPWMPWIYTVALFVLWEVGVLLSGLPHTILPAPSRVFGAIVQYWPAIQRHSLQTLYTTSLGFVLAVGGGLALGLLIGWSRTIYAGIYPIMVGFNAIPKVALVPVLVIWFGIGTVPAVLTAFLIAFFPIVVNVATGLATIEPETEDVLRALGAKKIDIMLKVGIPRSMPYFFGSLKVAITLAFVGSVISETVAANSGLGFMMSSAQSQFNVPLVFAGLVMLAIEGIAMYALMAWIEKRTTGWAHRSTTMAG